A window of Plantibacter sp. PA-3-X8 genomic DNA:
CGGGAATCGAGCGCCCGCCGGTCGTGGCGTCGGTGTCGGATCAGCTGCGCGGTGCGTGCGCCGTGTCGGAACCGCTGGCGACGGCTGCCTCGTCGATCGCCGACTGCTCCTCGCCACCGCGGAACTGCGTGCGGTAGAGCTCGGCGTACGCGCCGTCGACCTCGAGGAGCTGCGCGTGCGAGCCCTGCTCCACGATCCGGCCGTTCTCCATCACGAGGATCGTGTCCGCGTCGCGGATGGTCGACAAGCGGTGGGCGATGACGAACGAGGTGCGGTCGGACCGCAGCGCCGCCATCGCGTGCTGCACCAGCAGCTCGGTCCGCGTGTCGACGGAGGACGTCGCCTCGTCGAGGATGAGCAGCTTCGGCTTCGCGATGAACGCGCGGGCGATGGTGATGAGCTGGCGCTCACCGGCGGAGACGCTGCCGCCGTCCGCGTCGAGGACGGTGTCGTACCCGTCGGGCAGCTGCCGCACGAAGCGGTCTACCATCGTCGCCTCAGCGGCCTCGACGACCTCCGCGTCGCTCGCGTCGAGTCGGCCGTATCGGATGTTCTCGCGGATCGTCCCCTCGAACAACCAGGCGTCCTGCAGCACCATCCCGACCTGCGACCGCAGCTCGGCACGCGTCAGCGCCGTGACGTCGACCCCGTCGAGGAGGATGCGTCCGCCGGTGAGCTCGTAGAACCGCATGACGAGATTCACGAGGGTCGTCTTCCCCGCCCCGGTCGGGCCGACGATCGCGACGGTCTGACCCGGCTGCGCGGAGAAGGAGAGGTCCTCGATGAGTGGCTTCTCGGGGTCGTAGCTGAAGGAGACGCCGTCGAACTCGACGTGGCCGTCGGTGTGCTCGGGCAGGTGCGCCGTCGCCGTCTCCGGGTCCTGCTCCTTGGCGTCGAGCAGCTCGAAGGTGCGCTCGGCGGACGCGACACCCGACTGCAACTGGTTGGCCATGCCCGCGATCTGGCCGAGCGGCTGCGAGAACTCGCGGGAGTACTGGATGAACGCCGTTGCGTCGCCGAGGGTCATCTGCCCGGAGGCGACCCGGAGGCCGCCCACGACGGCGATGAGCACGTAGGACAGATAGGAGACGAAGGTCATCGCCGGCATGATCATGCCGGACACGAACTGCGCGCCGAACGCCGCCGTGTAGAGCTTCTCGTTCCGCTCGTCGAACTCGGCGAGCATCTCCTTGTCGCGACCGAAGACCCGCACCAGCTCGAGGCCCGAGAACGACTCCTCGATGTGCCCGTTGAGCGAGCCGGTGTTCTTCCACTGCGCGGTGAAGAGCTTCTGCGAGCGGGAGCCGATGACCCCGGCGATCAGCGCGGACAGCGGCAACGCGATCAGCGCGATGAGTGCGAGCTGCCACGACACGATGAACATCATCGCCGTGATGCCGAGCACCGTGAGGGCAGACTGCACGAGTTGTGAGAACGCCTGCTGGAGGGCGGTCTGGATGTTGTCGACGTCGTTCGTGACCCGGGACATGAGGTCGCCGCGCTGGCGGGTGTCGAAGTAGCTGAGCGGGAGGCGGTTGAGCTTCCGTTCGATGTCCTGGCGCAGGTTGTAGACCACGCGCATGACGAGTCCGTTGAGGATGTAGCCCTGCGCCCAGTTGAGGATCGACGCGACGATGTACATGGCGAGCACGATGATGATGAGGCGGCCGAGCAGGGTGAAGTCGATGCCCTGGCCGGGCGTGATGTCGGACTTCACGAGCATGTCGGCGTACTGGTCGTTGCCGGAGGCCCGTGCTTCGTCGACGATCCGGTCGAGCGGGACGCCCGCCGGGAGTTGCGAGCCGATGACGCCGTTGAAGATCGCGTCCATCGCGAGCCCGAGGATCTTCGGGGCGATGACCGTGAGGACGACGGAGAGCACGACGAGCCCGACGACGAGGCTCATCTTCACCTTCTCGGGTGCGAGCAGACCGACGAGCCGCTTGGCGGACGGCCAGAACTGCTCGGCCTTCTTCGAGGGCGTGCCGCCGAACATGTCGCCGTCGGACTCTCCCGGGGTGAACTCCGGCTCGAGGACGTCTGCCTCGATCGCGTTCAGCTCGGGAGCCTGGGCGGTGTCCTTCGAGGTGCGCGAGGGACGCTTGTCACGTGGTGAACGGGCCATGGTCACGCCACCCCTTCCACAGCGAGCTGCGATTGGACGATCTCGCGATACGTCTCGTTGGATTCCAGGAGTTCGTCGTGGGTGCCGCGGCCGACGATGCCGCCGTCGTTCATGACGATGATGTGGTCGGCCTCGCGGATCGTCGCGATGCGCTGCGCGACGATGATGACGGTCGCGTCGGCGGTGCTGTCGCCGAGGGCTGCCCGGAGTCGGGCGTCGGTGGCGACGTCGAGGGCCGAGAACGAGTCGTCGAAGAGGTAGACCAGGGGCTTCGCGACGAGGGCCCTGGCGATGCACAGGCGCTGACGCTGGCCGCCGGACACGTTCGTGCCACCCTGGGCGACGCCGTCGTTCAGCATCTTCGGCTTCGCGCGGACGAAGTCCTCAGCCTGCGCGACGTCGAGGGCGCTCCACAGCTCGTCGTCGGTGGCGTCGGGACGTCCGAACCGGAGGTTCGAGGCGATCGTGCCCGAGAACAGGTACGGCTTCTGCGGCACGATCCCGACGACCCCGGCGATCTGCTGCCGGGTGAGCTGCGAGACGGGGACGCCGTCGATGGTGACGTGGCCCTGCTGCGGGTCGTAGAGGCGCGGGATGAGCGAGAGGAGCGTCGTCTTGCCGGAGCCGGTCGAGCCGACGATCGCGGTGGTCTTGCCGGGCTCCGCCGTGAACGTCACGTCCGACAGGACCGGTCGCTCCGCGCCGGGGTAGCCGAAGGTGACGCCGGTGAACTCGACGCGACCGACGGACGGCACGCGGATGTCGGTGCTGGTCGGCACCGTGAGGCTCGGCTCGGTGTCGAGGACGCTCTGGATGCGTTCGGCGCACACGACCGCGCGAGGGATCATCATGACCATGAAGACGCCCATCATCACCGAGGTGAGGATCTGGAGCAGATACTGGAGGAACGCGGTGAGGGAACCGACTTGCATCTGTCCGGCGTCCACCCGCTGACCGCCGAACCAGAGGACGGCGGCGGTCGCGAGGTGCAGGACCATCATGATGACGGGGAACATGAGGACGAAGATGTTGCCGACCTTGATCGAGACGCGCGTGAGCGCCTCGTTCGCACGGTTGTAGCGCTCCGACTCGAACGGCTCGCGGACGAAGGCGCGTACGACGCGGATGCCGATGATCTGCTCGCGCAGCACGCTGTTGATGCCGTCGATGCGGTCCTGCATCTGCCGGAACAGCGGCATGAGCAGGTAGACCAGGAACCCGACGATGATGAAGAGCACCGGCACGGACACCCACACCAGCCAGGACAGCCCCGCGTCCTCACGGAGGGCCATGATGATGCCGCCGACGCACATGATCGGTGCGGACACCATGAAGTTGAGGGTCATGAGGATCAGCATCTGGACCTGCTGGACGTCGTTCGTGCCGCGCGTGATGAGCGTCGCGCTGCCGAAGCCGCCGATCTCGAGGGCGCCGAGCGAGTCGACCTTCCGGTAGAACTCCCGGCGCAGGTCGCGGCCGATGGCCATGGCGGTGCGGGCGCCGAAGTAGACCCCGCCGATGGCTGCGGCCACCTGGACGAGGCAGACGAGCAGCATCGTCATGCCGGTGGACCAGATGAAGTCCGTGTCGCCCCGGGAGACGCCCTGGTCGATGATCTGGGCGTTCAGGCTGGGGAGGTAGAGGGCCGCGATCGTCGAGACGAGCTGCAGCACGAACACCGCGACCACCCAGGCCGCGTACGGCTTGGCGTGTCGGAGGGCGAGGGCGAGGAGGGCCACGTGAGGTCCTTAGACGGTTCGTGTCCGGCGCGGGGCATCGCGCGGACGGGTGACGAGGTGGAGCGGGCCTGGCGCGAGACCAGTGCTCCGGTCGGCGGCGCAGCCGGACGGGAGCGTGAGGGACGTGCCCGAGTGACGATACTCCGCACCGGTGACACGGTGGTGTCCCGGTTCGGAATCGTGATGATCTCGGGTCAGTCGACGCCGACGGAGATGGTGTGCCAGCCCTCCGCGCCGTCGGGGACGACGTCGACGGGGGTCTCGCTCTGCGTCTTGCCCGCGGCGTCGGTCGCGCGCACCGCGATGGTGTGGTCGCCGGCCGGGGCGTCCCACTGGAGGACCCACTGCACCCAGGTGTCGTCGGAGATGGCGGTCGCGAGCGTCGTGTCGAGCCAGTCGCCGTCGTCGATCCGGACCTGGACCCGGTTCACGCCCGTGTGCTGTGCCCAGGCGACGCCGGCGATCGCGACGTTCCCCGCCGCGACACGTCCACCGTTGCGGGGTACGTCGATGCGCGACTCCGTCTTGATGGGCCCGCGCTCGGACCAGCCGCGGTCGGTCCAGTAGGCCCGGGCGTCCGCGTAGCGGGTCACCTCCAGCTCGACGACCCACTTCGTGGCGGAGACGTACCCGTACAGGCCCGGGACGACCATGCGCACCGGGAAGCCGTGCTGCAGCGGGAGCGGTTGCCCGTTCATCCCGACGGCGAGGAGGCTGTCGCGATCCTCGTCCTGCAACACCTCGAGCGGAGTGCCGGCGGTGAACCCGTCGATGCTCCGCGACAGGACCATGTCGGCCCCGGCCTTGGGCTTCGCGCGGGCGAGCAACTCGCGGATCGGATACCCGAGCCAGAGCGCGTTGCCGATGAGGTCGCCGCCGACGGGGTTCGAGACGCAGGTCAGCGTGATGATCGACTCCTGGAGCGGGAGGGCGAGGAGTTCCTCGAACCCGATCTCGACCTCCTGCTCAACCATGCCGGTGATCTTGAGGCTCCAGGTCGAGGGGTCGATGTTCGGCACCTGGAGGGCCGTGTCGATCCGGTAGAAGGAGTCGTTCGCCGACACGACCGGGGTGAGTCCGTCGATACCGAGTTCGGCTCCGGCGGGGACCGGCGGTGCGGCGACGGCGGCCGTCGGGAGCTTGAGCGCCTTCCGGATGGTCTCAACGGCGACCGCTCCGGCCGACGCGACGCGCGCGCCGACGCCGACGACGAGTGCGCCGACCGCGGTGCCGCCGAGCAGGACGAGGAAGGAGCGCCGGGGGAGTTCGGCCCGGGAGGCGCCGACGACCGGCCGGGCTTCATCCGCGACCGTCGCGTCGTCCCAGGTGCGGAGCCGGGTGACGAGCAGTCGCAGGACGAGGATGCCGACCGCGGCACCGACGACGCTCGGGAACGCCCAGTCGAGGCCCGCGTCCGCGCGGGTGATCGCTGCGACGACCGCGACGACACCGACGAGCGCGAGCGCGATGCTGCCGACCACCGGGCGACGCTCCTCGAGGATCCCGATCCCGACGGCGAGGGCCGCGACCAGGACGCCGAGCACGATGAGCAGCACGAGCTTGTCGTTGGTGCCGAACAGGGCGATGACGAGGTCCTTCACCCACCCGGGCACGAGGTCGATCACGAGGGAACCCACGGCGAGCAGTGGCGAGCTCGCGGGGGCGACGAAGGCTGCGACGGCCTCGGCCGAGCCGAGGGTGGCGACGGCTGCGACGACGCCGGACGCACCGGCGAGCAGGGTGCGGCGGCGGGGCTCCATGTCCGTCATGCTACGCGCGCCCGCTGGGCGTTCCTCCCCGAAGCGGCTCTAGAGGGGCAAGTCGGCCGTCCATCCCCGTACTCTGGGGGGATGACCACAGTCGGGCTCGGAATCCCACGCATCGGGTCGCCGCTCAGGCACATCCCGGACGCTGCCGGGCGCCCCGACGTCGACGGCCTCATCGACCGCTTCGGCAGGGTCGCCCGCGACCTCCGGGTGTCGATCACGGAGAAGTGCTCGCTGCGCTGCACGTACTGCATGCCCGAGCAGGGTCTCCCCGCGATCGCCCGCGACGACCTGCTGACGCCCACCGAGATCGGTCGCCTCGTCGAGATCGCCGTCCGCGACCTCGGGGTGCACGACATCCGCTTCACGGGTGGCGAGCCGCTCATGCGCCCCGACCTCGCGGAGATCATCGCCCGCAGCTCCGCGGTCGCCGGCGACGCCTCGATCTCCATGACGACGAACGGCATCGGACTCGACAAGCGCGTCGACGAGCTCGTGGCCGCCGGGCTCACCCGCGTGAACATCTCCCTCGACACCGTCGACCGCGACCACTTCGCGCGACTCACGCGTCGCGACCGACTCCCCGCCGTCCTGGCCGGCATCGAGGCCGCCAAGCGCGCCGGGCTGACGCCGCTCAAGATCAACGCCGTCCTCATGCGCGACACGCTCGACGGCGCGGTCGCCCTGCTCTCCTGGGCGATCGAGAACGGTTGCCGCCTCCGCTTCATCGAGCAGATGCCGCTCGACGCCGACGAGGCGTGGGTGCGGGAGAACATGGTCGACGCGGCCGAGTTGCTCGACGTCCTCGGCTCCCGCTTCACGCTCACTGCCCCGCATCGCGAGGACCCCTCCGCTCCCGCAGAGGAGTGGCTCGTCGACGGCGGCCCGGCCACGGTCGGCATCATCGCCTCGGTCACGCGCTCGTTCTGCGACGACTGCGACCGCACGCGTCTCACCGCCGAGGGGACGATCCGCTCCTGCCTCTTCGGCGACGACGAGACCGACCTTCGGGGCATGTTGCGTTCGGGCGTCGAGGACGTCGAGATCGCGGATCGCTGGCGCGCGGCGATGTGGCACAAGCAGGCCGGGCACCGCATCGCGTCACCCGACTTCGTCCGTCCCGAGCGGAGCATGGGAGCGATCGGTGGCTGAGACGACGACCCTGCAGGTGCTCGTGCGCTACTTCGCCGCTGCCGAGGAGGCCGCCGGCGTCCCCGAGGAGTCCTTGCCGGCGGTCGCGACGGTCGGCGAGCTGAAGTCGGTGCTGCTCGAGCGCTACGGCGACGCGATGGCGAAGGTCCTCGCGTCAGGCTCGTTCCTGGTCGACGGCGTCGTCAGTCGCGACGACACCCGTCCGCTCGGCGCCCGGGTCGACGTCCTCCCACCCTTCGCCGGCGGCTAGGACGGGGACGTCGCTGAGCGACCACGCTCGGCGAGGGCGCGGGTCGCGCGGTGTTGGAACCATCGCAGGAGGTCCAGGATGCGATGGCGCCGTGCATCCGATTCGTCCTCGTGCGACGCGCGGTAGCCGGGGACCGAATCAGCCGGGTAGTCGTCGAGGTTCTCGCAGCGCATGGTCCAGTCCGGGAACCGCCGGTAGTCGATCTCCTCTTCGACCAGGACCCGCAGCTCGCTGTGTCGGGTGTCCTCGCGCAACCGCTGCAGCACGTGGCGCACGGCCGTAGGAGGCCCTTCGATCACCTGGAAGAAGTCGTCGCCGCGCACGGCGAGCATGCCGGTGAGGCCGGAGCGTCCGTTGTTGTCGCGGGACTGCCGGAGGATCGCTTCGAGGGCGGTCTGGGT
This region includes:
- a CDS encoding molybdopterin-dependent oxidoreductase — translated: MEPRRRTLLAGASGVVAAVATLGSAEAVAAFVAPASSPLLAVGSLVIDLVPGWVKDLVIALFGTNDKLVLLIVLGVLVAALAVGIGILEERRPVVGSIALALVGVVAVVAAITRADAGLDWAFPSVVGAAVGILVLRLLVTRLRTWDDATVADEARPVVGASRAELPRRSFLVLLGGTAVGALVVGVGARVASAGAVAVETIRKALKLPTAAVAAPPVPAGAELGIDGLTPVVSANDSFYRIDTALQVPNIDPSTWSLKITGMVEQEVEIGFEELLALPLQESIITLTCVSNPVGGDLIGNALWLGYPIRELLARAKPKAGADMVLSRSIDGFTAGTPLEVLQDEDRDSLLAVGMNGQPLPLQHGFPVRMVVPGLYGYVSATKWVVELEVTRYADARAYWTDRGWSERGPIKTESRIDVPRNGGRVAAGNVAIAGVAWAQHTGVNRVQVRIDDGDWLDTTLATAISDDTWVQWVLQWDAPAGDHTIAVRATDAAGKTQSETPVDVVPDGAEGWHTISVGVD
- a CDS encoding MoaD/ThiS family protein, giving the protein MAETTTLQVLVRYFAAAEEAAGVPEESLPAVATVGELKSVLLERYGDAMAKVLASGSFLVDGVVSRDDTRPLGARVDVLPPFAGG
- a CDS encoding BLUF domain-containing protein; this encodes MTQPESAFLSLTYVSTSAAPLTQTALEAILRQSRDNNGRSGLTGMLAVRGDDFFQVIEGPPTAVRHVLQRLREDTRHSELRVLVEEEIDYRRFPDWTMRCENLDDYPADSVPGYRASHEDESDARRHRILDLLRWFQHRATRALAERGRSATSPS
- a CDS encoding ABC transporter ATP-binding protein; protein product: MARSPRDKRPSRTSKDTAQAPELNAIEADVLEPEFTPGESDGDMFGGTPSKKAEQFWPSAKRLVGLLAPEKVKMSLVVGLVVLSVVLTVIAPKILGLAMDAIFNGVIGSQLPAGVPLDRIVDEARASGNDQYADMLVKSDITPGQGIDFTLLGRLIIIVLAMYIVASILNWAQGYILNGLVMRVVYNLRQDIERKLNRLPLSYFDTRQRGDLMSRVTNDVDNIQTALQQAFSQLVQSALTVLGITAMMFIVSWQLALIALIALPLSALIAGVIGSRSQKLFTAQWKNTGSLNGHIEESFSGLELVRVFGRDKEMLAEFDERNEKLYTAAFGAQFVSGMIMPAMTFVSYLSYVLIAVVGGLRVASGQMTLGDATAFIQYSREFSQPLGQIAGMANQLQSGVASAERTFELLDAKEQDPETATAHLPEHTDGHVEFDGVSFSYDPEKPLIEDLSFSAQPGQTVAIVGPTGAGKTTLVNLVMRFYELTGGRILLDGVDVTALTRAELRSQVGMVLQDAWLFEGTIRENIRYGRLDASDAEVVEAAEATMVDRFVRQLPDGYDTVLDADGGSVSAGERQLITIARAFIAKPKLLILDEATSSVDTRTELLVQHAMAALRSDRTSFVIAHRLSTIRDADTILVMENGRIVEQGSHAQLLEVDGAYAELYRTQFRGGEEQSAIDEAAVASGSDTAHAPRS
- the moaA gene encoding GTP 3',8-cyclase MoaA, which produces MTTVGLGIPRIGSPLRHIPDAAGRPDVDGLIDRFGRVARDLRVSITEKCSLRCTYCMPEQGLPAIARDDLLTPTEIGRLVEIAVRDLGVHDIRFTGGEPLMRPDLAEIIARSSAVAGDASISMTTNGIGLDKRVDELVAAGLTRVNISLDTVDRDHFARLTRRDRLPAVLAGIEAAKRAGLTPLKINAVLMRDTLDGAVALLSWAIENGCRLRFIEQMPLDADEAWVRENMVDAAELLDVLGSRFTLTAPHREDPSAPAEEWLVDGGPATVGIIASVTRSFCDDCDRTRLTAEGTIRSCLFGDDETDLRGMLRSGVEDVEIADRWRAAMWHKQAGHRIASPDFVRPERSMGAIGG
- a CDS encoding ABC transporter ATP-binding protein, encoding MALLALALRHAKPYAAWVVAVFVLQLVSTIAALYLPSLNAQIIDQGVSRGDTDFIWSTGMTMLLVCLVQVAAAIGGVYFGARTAMAIGRDLRREFYRKVDSLGALEIGGFGSATLITRGTNDVQQVQMLILMTLNFMVSAPIMCVGGIIMALREDAGLSWLVWVSVPVLFIIVGFLVYLLMPLFRQMQDRIDGINSVLREQIIGIRVVRAFVREPFESERYNRANEALTRVSIKVGNIFVLMFPVIMMVLHLATAAVLWFGGQRVDAGQMQVGSLTAFLQYLLQILTSVMMGVFMVMMIPRAVVCAERIQSVLDTEPSLTVPTSTDIRVPSVGRVEFTGVTFGYPGAERPVLSDVTFTAEPGKTTAIVGSTGSGKTTLLSLIPRLYDPQQGHVTIDGVPVSQLTRQQIAGVVGIVPQKPYLFSGTIASNLRFGRPDATDDELWSALDVAQAEDFVRAKPKMLNDGVAQGGTNVSGGQRQRLCIARALVAKPLVYLFDDSFSALDVATDARLRAALGDSTADATVIIVAQRIATIREADHIIVMNDGGIVGRGTHDELLESNETYREIVQSQLAVEGVA